In Anaerostipes hadrus ATCC 29173 = JCM 17467, a single genomic region encodes these proteins:
- a CDS encoding AI-2E family transporter → MKRWEIYLDIIMELLVILAGALLLIFVLPKSIVFLWPFVAGWIISMMAHPVIEYLEKKVKLPKKFGSAILIAAVITGIIVVLYFAVRGIALQVIGFIQDAPDIRHEIMRQGMIFQKKIEQFLSILPPSFGKQFDQWSGSIGELFKKAASSAGDYGVAHAGGVAKGVTSGLLGLVVMLFAAYMFSLEREKLIAWYEKCIPGFVKHKINVFMKNSVGVLVSYCLAQLKIMIVIIAILWIGFFIAGIGHSFIYSVLVGIVDIFPILGTGTVIIPWAIFKLITGDIKTAVILLIIYAICLVLKQVLQPKMMGDSMGISALTTIFLIYVGLKFGGLGGMLLALILGMFVINLYRLGVFDRKIAFFKRRFEMLTINSEEEEKENKKE, encoded by the coding sequence ATGAAACGTTGGGAAATTTATCTGGATATTATCATGGAACTGTTGGTCATATTAGCAGGTGCATTGCTTTTGATCTTTGTATTACCAAAATCAATCGTATTTTTATGGCCATTTGTAGCAGGATGGATTATTTCAATGATGGCCCACCCAGTGATCGAATATCTGGAGAAGAAGGTAAAATTACCGAAGAAGTTCGGTTCTGCGATCTTGATCGCGGCAGTTATCACAGGAATTATAGTGGTTCTTTATTTTGCAGTCAGAGGTATCGCACTGCAAGTCATCGGATTTATACAGGATGCACCAGATATCCGTCATGAGATCATGAGACAAGGAATGATCTTTCAGAAGAAGATAGAGCAATTTTTAAGTATTCTTCCACCATCTTTTGGAAAACAGTTTGATCAGTGGAGCGGATCGATCGGAGAGCTTTTCAAGAAAGCGGCATCTTCTGCAGGAGATTATGGGGTAGCACATGCAGGTGGTGTTGCAAAGGGTGTGACAAGCGGTCTGTTAGGGCTTGTTGTTATGTTATTTGCAGCTTATATGTTTTCACTGGAACGAGAAAAACTCATAGCATGGTATGAAAAATGTATTCCAGGATTTGTGAAGCATAAGATCAATGTATTTATGAAGAACTCAGTTGGAGTCTTAGTAAGTTACTGCCTTGCGCAGTTAAAGATCATGATAGTGATCATAGCGATCCTTTGGATCGGATTTTTTATTGCAGGGATTGGACATTCTTTTATCTATTCGGTATTAGTAGGAATTGTCGATATATTTCCAATCCTTGGAACAGGGACTGTGATCATTCCATGGGCAATATTTAAGCTGATCACAGGAGATATCAAAACAGCAGTTATCTTACTGATCATTTATGCGATCTGTCTGGTATTGAAACAGGTCTTGCAGCCAAAGATGATGGGAGACAGTATGGGAATCTCAGCACTGACAACGATCTTTTTGATCTACGTTGGTCTGAAATTCGGAGGATTAGGAGGAATGTTATTAGCCCTGATCCTAGGAATGTTTGTGATCAATTTATACCGATTAGGAGTGTTTGACCGTAAGATCGCATTTTTTAAACGAAGATTTGAGATGCTTACGATCAACAGCGAGGAAGAAGAAAAGGAGAACAAGAAAGAATGA